One Sporomusaceae bacterium ACPt DNA window includes the following coding sequences:
- the spoIVA gene encoding Stage IV sporulation protein A, with amino-acid sequence MEKFDLFRDIAERTGGDIYIGVVGPVRTGKSTFIKRFMETMVLPNITNPFDKERAKDELPQSAGGKTIMTTEPKFIPNEAVEINVKDNVNVRVRVVDCVGYTVEGALGYEEENGPRMVLTPWFENEIPFQEAAEVGTRKVIAEHSTIGLVITTDGTVTDLPRDKYVPAEERVINELKELQKPFLVILNTGKPNSKETRELVAKLEGTYDVPVIPVDCAQLSHDDIYGILQEVLYEFPVKEVNITLPKWVEELDKDHWLRQKFEGAVDEVVQYIRRLRDIDRAIDDLSGYDFVADVILHDMDLGSGIAVIEMTARGDLFYSVLEELTGFTIAGEHHLLRLMKDLSVAKRQYDKISSALEEVEQTGYGIVPPQLDEMVLEEPEIIRTGNRFGVKLKASAPSLHIIKTDVQAEISPIIGTEKQSEELIQYLMREFEGEPEKIWRTNLFGKSLNELVREGIQNKLTSMPENAQIKLKDTLQKIVNEGSGGLICIIF; translated from the coding sequence ATGGAAAAATTCGACCTGTTTAGAGATATTGCCGAACGCACTGGTGGAGATATTTATATTGGTGTTGTCGGACCAGTCCGCACTGGTAAATCAACTTTTATCAAGCGGTTTATGGAGACAATGGTATTACCCAACATAACTAATCCCTTTGACAAGGAACGGGCTAAAGACGAACTGCCGCAAAGTGCTGGCGGTAAAACAATCATGACCACTGAACCCAAATTCATTCCTAATGAAGCAGTTGAAATCAATGTCAAAGACAATGTAAATGTTAGAGTGCGGGTTGTCGACTGTGTTGGCTACACAGTCGAAGGTGCGCTGGGCTATGAAGAAGAAAACGGTCCCCGCATGGTGTTGACACCCTGGTTCGAAAATGAGATTCCGTTCCAGGAGGCAGCTGAAGTTGGTACTCGCAAAGTAATTGCCGAGCACTCAACCATTGGCCTAGTAATTACTACGGACGGTACAGTTACTGACTTACCGCGGGATAAGTATGTTCCCGCCGAAGAACGGGTTATTAACGAACTTAAAGAGCTGCAAAAGCCATTCCTGGTAATTTTAAATACTGGCAAACCTAATTCAAAAGAAACACGGGAATTGGTAGCAAAACTTGAAGGTACTTATGATGTTCCGGTAATCCCTGTTGACTGCGCCCAGCTTTCGCATGACGACATCTATGGCATATTGCAAGAAGTTCTGTATGAATTCCCGGTCAAGGAAGTTAATATTACGCTGCCGAAATGGGTTGAAGAGCTTGATAAAGATCATTGGCTACGGCAAAAATTTGAAGGTGCTGTCGACGAGGTTGTTCAATATATTCGCCGGCTGCGGGATATTGACCGCGCCATTGATGATTTGTCCGGCTATGACTTTGTCGCCGACGTAATCCTCCATGATATGGACCTTGGCAGCGGTATCGCCGTTATTGAAATGACAGCCCGGGGAGACCTATTCTACAGTGTCCTTGAAGAACTTACCGGATTTACTATCGCTGGTGAACACCATTTATTGCGACTTATGAAAGACTTGTCTGTGGCCAAACGGCAATATGATAAAATCTCCTCTGCCCTGGAAGAAGTAGAACAAACCGGCTATGGCATAGTGCCGCCCCAACTTGATGAAATGGTTTTGGAAGAACCTGAAATCATCCGCACTGGAAACCGATTCGGCGTAAAACTTAAAGCTTCAGCTCCGTCGTTACATATTATCAAGACTGACGTTCAAGCTGAAATATCACCTATAATTGGAACTGAGAAACAAAGTGAGGAACTTATTCAATACCTCATGCGGGAATTTGAAGGTGAACCTGAAAAAATATGGCGGACTAACTTGTTTGGTAAATCATTAAATGAGCTTGTCCGTGAAGGAATTCAGAATAAACTCACAAGCATGCCGGAAAATGCCCAAATTAAACTTAAGGACACGTTGCAAAAAATTGTTAATGAAGGCAGCGGTGGACTAATATGTATCATATTTTAA
- the hom gene encoding Homoserine dehydrogenase produces the protein MSAISIALLGCGTVGTGVIKVLEKNAHSIEKKVGAPIVVKKVLVRNPDKLRNVATNATIVTSFDEILNDPEIKIVAELMGGETPAKDYMLAALKAGKHVVTANKDVVAKHGRELFEAAESSHVDFLFEASVGGGIPIIRPLKQCLAANQISEIMGIVNGTTNYMLTKMTNEHMDYNDVLAEAQAKGYAESDPTADVGGFDAARKIAILASIGFGARVTLDDVYTEGITNITIEDIEYARELGFVIKLLAIAKHDDRGINVRVHPAFLPCTHPLAAVNDVFNAIFVKGDAVGETMFYGRGAGELPTASAVTADIIDVARDIRHNVSSRILCTCFEQTHIYPVTKTESPYYIRLLVEDKPGVLAAIAGAFGAQQVSLHSVIQKRKVEHCTELVLLTYRVSNENIRLAMNTLLGMSVVSKVGNVIRVEAAQIS, from the coding sequence ATGAGTGCAATCAGCATTGCTCTGTTAGGATGCGGTACCGTTGGTACCGGTGTTATTAAAGTATTGGAGAAAAATGCCCATAGTATCGAAAAAAAAGTGGGGGCGCCAATTGTTGTCAAAAAGGTACTGGTACGAAATCCGGACAAATTAAGAAATGTAGCAACCAACGCAACTATTGTCACAAGCTTTGATGAGATACTAAACGACCCCGAAATAAAAATCGTCGCTGAACTGATGGGTGGAGAAACGCCGGCCAAAGATTACATGCTAGCCGCACTTAAAGCCGGCAAGCATGTAGTTACCGCCAATAAAGACGTTGTGGCTAAACATGGCCGGGAATTATTTGAAGCGGCTGAATCAAGTCATGTCGATTTTCTGTTTGAAGCCAGCGTTGGTGGCGGCATACCTATTATCAGACCGTTAAAACAGTGTCTTGCTGCTAATCAAATCAGCGAAATTATGGGAATTGTCAACGGCACCACCAACTATATGCTCACAAAAATGACTAATGAACACATGGATTATAACGACGTACTGGCTGAGGCCCAAGCGAAAGGTTATGCCGAATCTGATCCGACTGCCGACGTTGGCGGTTTTGACGCGGCGCGAAAAATCGCCATACTGGCGTCTATCGGCTTTGGTGCCAGAGTTACACTGGATGACGTGTATACTGAGGGCATAACTAACATCACTATCGAAGACATTGAATATGCCCGGGAACTTGGATTTGTAATTAAACTATTAGCTATTGCCAAACATGATGACCGCGGTATTAATGTCCGGGTGCATCCGGCTTTCTTACCCTGCACTCATCCGTTAGCTGCCGTTAACGATGTGTTCAACGCGATATTTGTCAAAGGCGATGCTGTGGGTGAAACCATGTTCTATGGCCGCGGGGCCGGCGAACTGCCGACAGCCAGCGCAGTAACGGCTGATATTATTGATGTGGCCCGTGACATCCGCCATAATGTCAGTAGCCGGATTTTGTGCACTTGCTTTGAACAAACCCATATTTATCCTGTTACAAAAACCGAATCTCCTTACTATATACGGCTGCTGGTTGAGGATAAACCAGGAGTACTCGCGGCTATCGCCGGCGCGTTTGGCGCGCAGCAGGTCAGCCTGCACTCGGTAATTCAGAAACGTAAAGTAGAGCATTGCACAGAGCTTGTTCTTCTTACTTACCGGGTTTCAAATGAAAATATCCGCCTGGCCATGAACACCTTGCTTGGTATGTCAGTAGTAAGTAAAGTCGGTAATGTTATCAGAGTAGAAGCAGCGCAAATCTCATAG